The DNA region CTTCGTGATGGTGACGACAGCGCGGTTCGTAAGCTTCCGCTGCACCGACTAAGATGACTGGGTCATGGTAGGAAGCCGGACTGCCGTTGATGAGTCTCTGTGTTCTGCTTGATGGTGAACCACATACCGTACAGACTGCCTGAAGCTTAGTAACTTGTTCAGCAACTGCCATCAGCGCCGGCATTTGGCCAAAGGGCTCGCCACGGAAATCCATATCAAGTCCTGCGACAACGATACGATGACCTCTGTCGGCAAGCTGTTGAACGATCCTGACAATGCCTTCATCAAAAAATTGAACCTCATCGATGGCGACGATATCGATATCTGCCTCTACATGATGCAGAATCTCAATCGAATGAGAAATTTGCTTCGCCTGAAAAGAAGAACCATTATGAGAAACGACAGATTGTTCTGCGTAGCGATTATCTAATTTTGGTTTGAATACAGCAATTTTTTGTTTAGCGAATTGAGCACGTCTGACACGACGAATCAATTCTTCTGATTTACCCGAAAACATACTACCACAGATAACCTCAACCCATCCGAGTTGCTTCATCAAATACATAAATCGGCGTCTCCTTCCAAAGCACAAAGCCTCTTATAGAATCTATAATAATTTTTAATAAGTTCATTTAAATTAAAAAACAGGCAAGTAAGTTTCTGCTTGCCTGTTTTGAGTAATTATTGTTGTTGCGCGTTTGGATCTTTAAGGCCGTACTTTTTGTTGAAACGGTCTACACGTCCGCCAGCTTCAGCGAATTTTTGACGACCAGTATAGAATGGATGACATTCTGAACATGTTTCAACGCGAATTTCATTTTTAACTGAACCAGTTTCAAAAGTATTTCCGCAAGCACATGTCACCTGTACCATTTTATAATTTGGATGAATTCCTGCTTTCATTCTTTTCATCTCCTTCCGCCCTGAATCTTTCGAGACAGAGTTATCATAAATGCAAGGCTTTAAGACCTTTGCACAATATACTAAAAACACACTGGAATTATTATAACAAGGTCACCCTGTTTTGGCAAGTTGGGATTTTGTGGATTTCTTCTCTTTTACATAGATGTTGATTGGAGCTCCAGGCACTTCGCTTTCCGCAGGCGTGCCGGGGAGCCTCCTCGGCGCTTAAGCGCCTGTGAGGTCTCCCCAGCCCCGTACTCCTGCAGGAGTCTCGTGCCTTCCGCTCCAATCAACAGAGTTAGCAAAATCACCAATTGGCCTACAGACTTAATTAAATTAAGACCGTCTTCCTTTTAGTTCTTCCCCAATTTGGGTGAAGAATTCTTCGTTGGATTTTGTTTGGCGCAGCTTTTTCAAGAAGCGTTCGACAAAATCGGGTGAGTCTTGCATTGATTTTCTGATGGCCCATAATTTATCGAGATGGTCCTTCGGAAGAAGCAATTCTTCTTTCCGCGTTCCTGAACGACGAATGTCAAGTGCTGGGAAGATGCGGCGTTCAGCGAGCTGACGATCAAGATGGAGCTCCATATTGCCTGTCCCTTTAAATTCTTCATAAATGACATCGTCCATACGTGAACCCGTGTCAACTAATGCGGTTGCCAGAATTGTTAAGCTTCCGCCTTCCTCGATGTTACGCGCTGCACCGAAGAAACGTTTTGGACGGTGGAAGGCTGCTGGGTCGATACCGCCGGAAAGCGTTCTGCCGCTTGGCGGGATGACTAGGTTGTAGGCACGTGCCAAACGGGTGATGCTGTCCATTAAAATGACGACATCGCGTTTGTGCTCGACTAAACGCATCGCGCGGTCGAGGACAAGCTCGGCCACTTTTATATGGTTTTCTGGCACTTCATCAAAAGTTGAGCTTACAACGTCACCGACAACAGAACGTTCAATATCGGTCACCTCTTCGGGACGCTCATCAATTAGAAGCACGATTAATTCCACTTCCGGGTGGTTTAAGGTAATGCTGTTAGCAATTTCTTTTAACAGCATCGTTTTACCCGCTTTTGGTGGTGCAACAATTAAGCCCCTTTGTCCAAAACCAACTGGAGCAACGACATCCATAATTCTTGTGGAAAGATATTTTGGAGTTGTTTCGAGTTTCATGTGTCTATCTGGATAAAGAGGAGTTAATCCTGGGAAGTGAACGCGTTCTTTAGCAGATTCCGGGTCTTCACCGTTAACCGCTTCTACATGTAAAAGTCCGTAGTATCGTTCATTTTCTTTAGGAGGTCGAACCTTACCGGATACTTTATCACCATTGCGAAGGTCAAAACGGCGGATTTGCGATGCGGAAATATAAATATCTTCTGAGCTTGGCGAATAGTTAATCGGTCGTAAGAAACCAAAGCCCTCTGACTGAATAATTTCTAAAACACCTTGCATAAAGAAATATCCTTGCTGCTCGGCACGGGCCTTTAATATAGCAAAAATTAGTTCCTTTTTTGATAATTTGCTGTAGTAGGTTACTTTATATTCGCGAGCTAGCTCATAAAGTTCCTTCAGCTTCATACTTTCTAAACTTGAAATTGTTAATTCCATTTGTGCACCACACTTATTATATTTTTTCTCTATTCCACAGTCGGAATTCATTTACCTAAATAGTAGCGGGATTTTTTTTAATATCATTTCACACAAAACGATTTAAGTTAGAAAAAGAGAGATTGGGGAATAGTCTCGTACTTTGAAGTAGTAAAGAAATGAATAGAATAGCAGATTATTGCATACTAAAATAATATCTATTTTACCCTTTATATTAAATAATAATCAACTATATTTTTGCTGGATTAATGTCTGATGTTAAAAAAAGGATAAGAGACTAGTTTTTCTAACCTAGCCTCTCTCTATTGGTATTACCTGATGACTAAATTTGGTTTCTTTTTCAAGCTATGACGTCCTTCAACAAATCGAACGGTTCCTGACTTTGCACGCATAACGATCGAGTGTGTTGAGCCATAGGAGCCTTTAAATTGGACTCCACGAAGCAATTCTCCATCTGTAACACCTGTTGCAGCGAAGATGGCATCATCGCCTTTTACCAGGTCTTCCATACGAAGCACTTTGCTGACATCAATGCCCATTTTGATGCATCGCTGAAGCTCAGCATCATTTTGTGGTACTAACTTACCCATGATCTCACCGCCAAGACATTTTAGGGCTACGGCTGAGATAACCCCTTCAGGTGCGCCTCCAGAGCCGAATAAAATGTCAACGCCAGTGTTATCAAAGGCAGTATTGATTGCCCCGGCAACATCACCGTCATTAATCAATTTAATTCTTGCGCCAGCTTCGCGAAGCTGGGCAATGATATGTGCATGACGGGGACGATTTAACACAGTAGCCACCACGTCTTCGATGCCTTTGTTTTTCGCTTTTGCGACTGCTTTTAAGTTATCGAGCACAGAGGCATTAATATCAATTAATCCGACTGCTTCAGGACCGACTGCGATTTTTTCCATGTACATATCGGGTGCATGAAGAAGATTCCCATGGTCAGCAATGGCCAGGACTGCAAGTGCATTCCAGCCCCCAGCAGCTACAATATTGGTTCCCTCAAGCGGATCAACTGCGACATCGACACGCGGGCCAAAGCCTGTCCCAAGCTTTTCACCGATATAAAGCATCGGTGCCTCGTCCATTTCGCCCTCACCGATAACTACAGTGCCCTTCATTGGAATCGTGTCAAACACATCACGCATAGCCGAGGTTGCTGCACCATCTGCTTCGTCTTTTAGTCCGCGTCCCATCCAGCGTGCAGAAGCAAGTGCTGCTGCTTCTGTTACACGGACAAGCTCCATTGATAAACTTCTTTCCATCGGTTCAATCCCCCAATTTATCTATTATACGTTCCTATATTGTTGTATACTTCATATCTAGTGTTGCTTCACCAATAGTATAACAGATTCAGCAGATTAGTATAGCTTATTCACGTATTTTTTAGTTGTTCAACTTCTTCTTTTGATAAAGCTTCACGCCAGATCGTTGCTCCGAGGCCATTTAGCTTTTCAACAAGATGACTGTAGCCTCTGTCAATATGCTCAAGTCCAGTTACTTCTGTTACACCTTCAGCAATTAATCCAGCGATTACCAATGCCGCTCCGGCTCTTAGGTCACTTGCCTTGACCTTTGCACCCTGAAGCTGAATCGGACCGTTGATGATTGCTGAGCGTCCCTCAACTTTAATATTGGCGTTCATTCTTCTTAGCTCGTCAATATGTTTAAAACGAGCACTATATATGGTATCAGTTACAACACAGGAGCCAGTTGCCTTTGTCAACAGTGATGTAAATGGCTGTTGCAGGTCTGTTGGAAATCCGGGGTAGACAAGGGTTTTAATGTCGACGGTTTTCAGGTTATTCGAACCCTTTACATACACCTGGTCATCCTTTGATTCCACCTGAACACCCATTTCTCGCAACTTGGCAATTAAAGACTCCAAGTGATGCGGAATAACATTATCGATTAATACACCATCACCAACAGCAGCACCGATAATCATATAGGTTCCCGCTTCAATCCGGTCAGGGATAATCGTGTGGCGGCAGCCGTGAAGGCTATCGACACCATCAATGCGAATGACATCGGTTCCTGCACCCTTAATCTTGGCGCCCATATTTGTTAACAGCGTTGCCACATCAATGATTTCCGGTTCTTTTGCCGCATTCTCGATAATCGTACGTCCCTTTGCTCTTACCGCAGCAAGCATGATATTTATCGTTGCGCCAACACTGACGACGTCTAAATAAATGCGTGCACCGCGAAGCTCGTCAGCACGAAGATAGATGGCGCCTTGCTCATTCGTTACCACTGCACCTAGTGCTTCAAAGCCTTTTATATGCTGATCAATCGGTCTTGGACCTAAATGACAGCCTCCAGGTAAACCGATGACTGCCTTTTTAAAACGGCCAAGCATGGCACCCATTAAGTAATAAGAAGCGCGCAGCTTCTTTACCTTCCCATTTGGCAAAGGCATTGAAATCATCGTCGATGGATCAACTGTCATATCAAAATCATCGGAAAGTTCCACTTTACCGCCAATTTCTTCGAGCAGGTCCTTCAGGATTTCAACATCGGAAATATCCGGTAATCCTTCTATAGTGACCGGTGATTCAGCCAAAATCGTCGCAGGTATTAATGCAACCGCACTGTTTTTTGCTCCACTTATTCTAACGGTTCCTTTTAAGGGATAACCGCCCGCAATTTTTAGTTTTTCCATTTCGACTCCCTTCTAAGCCTTTGCCAGTCATGGGTCTGGATAAATAAAACGATCCAGCGAGGCTGTGGGTATATTTTTAATTGTCCAGCGCAAGCACCCTAGTGGCTAGTGTCCTTCGCTCTCCGCCCTACGATAAGTCAACATCGAATCGCCTCCGGCTCTTCGTGTTTCCTTTATCTCAGTTGGAGCGCTCCACAAGGAAGGCTTCGACAGCATAATCATCGCACGAAGAAAAAGCGTTAGCTTTT from Neobacillus sp. FSL H8-0543 includes:
- a CDS encoding thymidine kinase — encoded protein: MYLMKQLGWVEVICGSMFSGKSEELIRRVRRAQFAKQKIAVFKPKLDNRYAEQSVVSHNGSSFQAKQISHSIEILHHVEADIDIVAIDEVQFFDEGIVRIVQQLADRGHRIVVAGLDMDFRGEPFGQMPALMAVAEQVTKLQAVCTVCGSPSSRTQRLINGSPASYHDPVILVGAAEAYEPRCRHHHEVPKTAATYASVVK
- the rpmE gene encoding 50S ribosomal protein L31 yields the protein MKAGIHPNYKMVQVTCACGNTFETGSVKNEIRVETCSECHPFYTGRQKFAEAGGRVDRFNKKYGLKDPNAQQQ
- the rho gene encoding transcription termination factor Rho yields the protein MELTISSLESMKLKELYELAREYKVTYYSKLSKKELIFAILKARAEQQGYFFMQGVLEIIQSEGFGFLRPINYSPSSEDIYISASQIRRFDLRNGDKVSGKVRPPKENERYYGLLHVEAVNGEDPESAKERVHFPGLTPLYPDRHMKLETTPKYLSTRIMDVVAPVGFGQRGLIVAPPKAGKTMLLKEIANSITLNHPEVELIVLLIDERPEEVTDIERSVVGDVVSSTFDEVPENHIKVAELVLDRAMRLVEHKRDVVILMDSITRLARAYNLVIPPSGRTLSGGIDPAAFHRPKRFFGAARNIEEGGSLTILATALVDTGSRMDDVIYEEFKGTGNMELHLDRQLAERRIFPALDIRRSGTRKEELLLPKDHLDKLWAIRKSMQDSPDFVERFLKKLRQTKSNEEFFTQIGEELKGRRS
- the glpX gene encoding class II fructose-bisphosphatase; this translates as MERSLSMELVRVTEAAALASARWMGRGLKDEADGAATSAMRDVFDTIPMKGTVVIGEGEMDEAPMLYIGEKLGTGFGPRVDVAVDPLEGTNIVAAGGWNALAVLAIADHGNLLHAPDMYMEKIAVGPEAVGLIDINASVLDNLKAVAKAKNKGIEDVVATVLNRPRHAHIIAQLREAGARIKLINDGDVAGAINTAFDNTGVDILFGSGGAPEGVISAVALKCLGGEIMGKLVPQNDAELQRCIKMGIDVSKVLRMEDLVKGDDAIFAATGVTDGELLRGVQFKGSYGSTHSIVMRAKSGTVRFVEGRHSLKKKPNLVIR
- a CDS encoding UDP-N-acetylglucosamine 1-carboxyvinyltransferase is translated as MEKLKIAGGYPLKGTVRISGAKNSAVALIPATILAESPVTIEGLPDISDVEILKDLLEEIGGKVELSDDFDMTVDPSTMISMPLPNGKVKKLRASYYLMGAMLGRFKKAVIGLPGGCHLGPRPIDQHIKGFEALGAVVTNEQGAIYLRADELRGARIYLDVVSVGATINIMLAAVRAKGRTIIENAAKEPEIIDVATLLTNMGAKIKGAGTDVIRIDGVDSLHGCRHTIIPDRIEAGTYMIIGAAVGDGVLIDNVIPHHLESLIAKLREMGVQVESKDDQVYVKGSNNLKTVDIKTLVYPGFPTDLQQPFTSLLTKATGSCVVTDTIYSARFKHIDELRRMNANIKVEGRSAIINGPIQLQGAKVKASDLRAGAALVIAGLIAEGVTEVTGLEHIDRGYSHLVEKLNGLGATIWREALSKEEVEQLKNT